The nucleotide window agacagcacagcacatctaATTTGTGCTTTTTCCAGTGGATTTGTCAGCTACAGTAGTAAATCTTGTATAGTAAAGATTGTGGCTAGTCTATTGCTTTCTTTCTCACCATTGAAAGTTTGAATTAATGGGGCAGGACGTTTGTTTAAGCAGGCATTGGCCACGGTGGTCAATGCGGTTAAATACGTACTGTGTAGCACTGTCACAACATAAATTGGTTTCCTCTATTCTAGATAAAGATTTAAGCTTTAAGGTGAAAGCCTTGTGTTCAAAATAGGGACAACTGTTCTTCTTTGCTTCATTAGGCTTCAAGATCTTATTGATGTGAATTGGTTTTCAGGTGAAATGCCAGTCAGCTGGTATTTcattatattgtaaatataatGGTGGTTGTGAGTTTGTGGTTGTGAGTTTGGACCTTGTGGTAGGCTTtccctgtgttggtgcgggATTCCCCTGGGGTTTTCAGTTTCCTAACGCTGTCCACTCTATCCGTGggtgtgaatgaatggtgtgtgtgtttctgcaccCTTGTGTGCGCATCAGTGTCCCAGAGTGGGCTGTGGCAGCCGTGAACCTCAGTAGGACTAAGCAGTTTTGGAAAGTGAGTAagcaagtgagtgagtgtaaatATTCTGCTTAAATATCCACAAGGATACCTCAGAATTGCATGATTTGCAAATTGCAAtttggggaggaaaaaaagaggtcCCACTCGTacctcttttcctcctccctgGTCGGTTCCAACGCCAGTTCACAATATGGAACCCATGCAGGTGCCAGTGTTGTAGTAAACGGGTAAGAAGTTGTTTTGCTGACTTTGTGAATAACTTTAGTTCTGTGTTAGAAACTAAAAACATGTGATAAAGAAGCCAGTTGAAGCTGCAGTGCAGTGGTTTGGATCTGGCACTGGGCTCTGTTCTAGCTCTGGCTCCTTTGCTTGAATTATTAAAAGCGAAGACACAGCTGCTCTGGGTAACATTGCAGAACACGCGAGTGTCTGGCCACGGCCCAAATGCAAACTCAGGCAAACTGCTCAGATGTTACAGACCCAGCGTTTTTCCAGCCtgcttgcatttacattttacggcatttatcagaaacccttatccagagcgacatatgatcagtagtgacagggacagtccccccctggagacactcagggttaattgtcctgctcagggacacaagtaagttgggtttgaacctgtggtctggttcataggtgaatatgttacccactaggctactatcaccctagcACCCATGCCtcttctaggctactactaccctaccACCTATGCCTCttctgggctactaccaccctaccacccatgCCTCttctaggctattaccaccctaccacccatgCCTCTtataggctattaccaccctaccAGCCATAACTCTTCTAGGCTACTAATATCCTACCACCCATGCCTCttgtaggctactaccaccctaccacccataccccttctaggctactaccaccctaccacccataCCCCttgtaggctactaccaccctaccatccATGCCTCTTcaaggctattaccaccctaccacccatgCCTCttgtaggctactaccaccctaccacccatgCCTCttgtaggctactaccaccctaccacccataccccttctaggctactaccaccctaccatccATGCCTCTTCAAGGCTATTACTACCCTACCACCCATGCCTCttgtaggctactaccaccctaccacccatgCCTCttgtaggctactaccaccctaccacccatgcctcttctaggctactactatcCTACCACCCATGCctcttctaggctactaccaccctaccacccatgCCTCTTCAAGGCTACTACTATCCTACCACCCATGCctcttctaggctactaccaccctaccacccatgCCTCTTCCTAATGCGAGTGTTCATTGCTTTCCGCAGGTAAATATGTTTACCAGCCAATGACAACAGTCGGACAGCTGCCCAGCACGTCGGTACCCGCTGCTCCGTCTGGCTACTCCGACACCATCGACCTCTCCATCTCACTGACGCGTCGCTTCCTCCGCATCGCCCCCTGCTTCCTGCCTCCGCCCTGTCCCGAGTCGCCCAAGTACTGCATTATCTCCGACCTCTTCATCGACGACTACATAGTCAAGCGCATCAATGGCAAGATGTGCTATGTGCAGCGCCCATTGCCACCACCATTAATACCAGCTTCTGCACCACCACAGCCACACCCACACCTTGCCACTCTGGCTCCAGAATCTCCAAGGCCATTGCCCACAGACCAACCATTCAACGCCCCCCTGGAGAAGATTAAGGGACCCAAAATGGACCACTGCTCTTCACCATCCAGCTCCGAGGACTCTGGGATAAATGCATTGGGGCGACACTTCCTGGAGTCATGTGAGGAGGActcagaggaggaagaggatgaggaacTGAGCACAGATGGGAATTCCAGCCCAGTGAGCCTCTGGGACCAGGATGATTGCTCTCTGCTCTCACCATCCAAGTCCCTTgtggaaataattgaaaacattgaAACTACTGTGTGACATTTCCCACCCCGAGAAAGCTCTTCCTTCCACCCTCAtcacctcctcctctctttgATATGCCACGCGTCTCCACTGAACCATGAATTTGGGGGAGGAACTAACTAGCAGTCCGCTGTTTGTTTCGCATCTTATCACATTAGCTCAGAGACAATATGTGGATAAATGCACCGCTGGCTGCTCCCATCTTTGGTTCTCCTAATGACAAGCCCTCGCATGATTTATTCGATAGAGACATTGTCCAGCATAGTGTCAGCAGATGCCAGAAAAGGAAATATTCCCAGATGCATGCTCTTTCATAATATCTGACCATATAGCAGTGTTAGGCCgaacatttttttgcatattgttTTCATCTATGTTTAGTAACAGCTGAGTAACTCTAGAGCCCAGGGTGCAATgacttaataaataataatcctACATCTGAGTAAGAGAAAAGGCAAGTAGAGAGACAGATCTAAAATGCAGTCATTGGTGCAgttcaaaaatatttaaatcatgTAAGAGGTTAGGGCGCACCAGTGTGACTTTGATAAAGGAGGCCTTTTTTTCCAGTGGTTCACAGTCATTGTCGCCCTGCTTCAGATGACCTGGAGCATGGGTGTGAATGCCTGCTCGGTGCTACCATGAACAATGGTGATgtgtaattataattttttcaggCATTAAAATAATCAGAGATGAAAAGTCACGATTTAGCTACTCAAAGTCACTACTCAAATACTTTTtcattctgaaatatttaaaccCACTTTTGTCATACATGTATgttaccaaaccaaacatgacgAATGGTGATCAGAGCTTCAATTCAAGCACTGTGGAACAAgtaaatttgtcatctgcaaacACTCCTAAAGCATTACATCTTATATAATGCAGGTTTCCCTCTGAGATATTTAAAGGAAATGATGCAGGGTCATTGATACATCCTTCACATGAGTTTGAACTGCCTATGATTTCAAGGGCACCTCACGCCATGCTATTGTACTGTAGCAATTTTTcttatgatgatgatttttgTTAAATCTTTCAATTTAATATAAACACTTGAAACACTGGTCTCTACTTGTGCTTTTCATGTTGCTGATGATTTCTTTAGTTTTATTCACGTTACAAGCTTCACTGCTTTTCTCTGACTGTTCTGAGAACTGACTATTCGCATGGTCATAAATCTGATGTTTCTGGTCCAATACCATGGAGGAAAGTGAAATCTGATTTCATCATTTCTGTGTCCAGTCCTAGAAACATAAGATATGTGTGGATTTAAACAAAGAATTAAGAATAAATGGATTTGAGACACTTCACTTATGTGAACGTAGccaatttgttttttattaacacatgaaaaaaaggcagaggaggagcATTAAAGACCTCTTCAGTCAGGTCAGGGCAATAATTGTTGGTGAACAACAAGTCCTACAGTAGCTGTGAAGTATTTCATGTGAGAGTTAACATGGCAAGGTTCAGCATTTACTGAGCTATTCTGAATGGAACTGCATGGAGAAAAATCCACAAACTAGTATTGACTAAGCTGGAAATTTCTTTTATGAGACACTCTAGTAACTAAGATGAGAATATGTCAGTCctatgaaatgacatttttgccACACAGCAAATGCTGAATGGTGATGACATTCGTTCAGCACATGCACATAGGCACAAAAACAGCATGAATGCCAATCTGAAGACTCTCATTCATGCCACACGGCCTTGGATCAGATGAAAGTGGCTCAAATTGGACTGAAAAGATCTGATTTCCGTGCTCATACTGCTTGAAAACATCCATTCATATGCGAGTCACATAAATGCATAAGGTGGGATGTGAGTCACTTTGGCGGGGCCATGTGAACATTGCTGTAAAGCATATGGAGAGCGTTGTTTACATAGACGTGGCACTATGCACACGACAGTCTTAGCTGGGCCCAGCTGGTGCACAGAAATTATGTTCTATTCACATTCAAATCACAGTTTGCTGAATGAAGCCGAAAAAAGTGTGTCCCTTGGAATGTCTGCCTCACCTTCAGCTGATGTCCCATTGATTCTTGCTGCCTCGCCTTGAAAATATTCCTATTGATCTCCTCTCTCTAGAGCTATAGGACAAACCGACACAACTACAGAGATCAAATTCCTCCTGGTCTACAGTTATGGGAACATATCCTGTGCATGAATCACCCTGCTGGCAGGAAGTGAGCGggacagagagagcgagtgaggaAACTTTGGGGAGACAGAAATGGAATCACAGGCAGGAAGAAGTAATATGAGGGAATGAGAGACGGATTTAAAAATAGATATCCGTCTGGCTGTGCATCCAGCCGTCATGTTGTGGAGGGGAGACATCAGATCCTATCAAAAGACTCTGCCAAGCAAACCTTCAGATTTTGGTTGGAGCCCCCTGAAGAAGTCATTACAGCTGACTCACACATTTCCTGTTGTCTTTGCAGTTAAACTGAACAACAATGAACAAAcaaagcacatacacacaaacacgccaTCCTGGCCATAGCCATGGGCGCTGCCTAGACAGAGGGGCTTTATTTCAAACATGTattattacaacatttattaatataaacatatattcatTTGATCCAGTGCCATtaacatgaaatagcataaacATTCATGGGTAACACAAATGTTGTAGATTGCATTGATCTCAATCATCATAACAGTTGCATTGTTTTGTCATGAAGATGTCTAATGATAAGCGAATGATTATCCCATTGTGAGTTTAATGCATTGTGGATTCATTTGGAGCCATATTTTGATGACTTATAGCTACCAGTGGGATCTTTGGGCCAAAAATCCCACCTCTCCTGATGTTATGTCAGAGTCTCATTCATAAAATATAACAGATTTTTATTCCCCTCCCTTCAGAGTAAAAGTAACCAATGATcccagatctggaatttggaggagaagaagagcaaGTGACTGACTATCATTTGAGAGTAGCAGACAGACCGAAGCACAGCATCCTGGTCCCGACACACCCGCTGAGAAAAAAGGTTGTCTCTAAGGAGacagcatttcattgtgtcacttgTCACTTGCTGCAGATGTTTCACATTCACCAGTGTTCCACTCTACCTTAAACCATAGGCTAACTTCCTGGGATGAATTATTCTGAGGTGTTGGAAACTTTGGTGAATGCTGTGGTATGTTGGGGTGTACTGGGCGTTTTTATATACCATAACAGCATGACTGTGGTTGGTCTTCCCATTAATTTCCATCAATGTAAATCTGTTGTGGGTGCATTGCTAGATTAAAAGAGATGTAAGAGAGGTAACATAATGAGTAAGTCAGCTAGTCAGTTAGCATCGGGCAGTATGGGGCAGtataaggtcaaaggcatctaTTTCTTGAGGAAGTGAACCTAACTAATCTGGGTGACAACCATCTTAGTCCTTAGTCTTGTTAAACTCATTTTTAACATGGCAGCAGTGTGAAATACAACTACTACGGTTCACAGATTTCTGGTCAAATTCTACC belongs to Denticeps clupeoides chromosome 9, fDenClu1.1, whole genome shotgun sequence and includes:
- the LOC114797333 gene encoding UPF0524 protein C3orf70 homolog B-like, producing the protein MASSAKSEKLDEAQALARSCAGRPDFLPCDGLSICATHSHGRCFKLHWCCHLGWCHCKYVYQPMTTVGQLPSTSVPAAPSGYSDTIDLSISLTRRFLRIAPCFLPPPCPESPKYCIISDLFIDDYIVKRINGKMCYVQRPLPPPLIPASAPPQPHPHLATLAPESPRPLPTDQPFNAPLEKIKGPKMDHCSSPSSSEDSGINALGRHFLESCEEDSEEEEDEELSTDGNSSPVSLWDQDDCSLLSPSKSLVEIIENIETTV